The proteins below are encoded in one region of Caulobacter henricii:
- a CDS encoding recombinase family protein, with protein sequence MNFVGYYRLPPVRGVYFSPAQEERLLLLGCEEVFSDRCLAGAVLRTGLERALAALVPGGVLAVPSLHALAGSMVDLLDVIQQLKARDLHLVVVQPAIDTRTDPGLFEAWQTLATFNGERAMVRSAEASMVARGLPTTAPEA encoded by the coding sequence ATGAACTTCGTCGGCTATTATCGCCTGCCGCCCGTGCGCGGGGTCTATTTCAGTCCGGCCCAGGAGGAGCGGCTCCTGCTGCTGGGCTGCGAAGAGGTCTTCAGCGACCGCTGTCTGGCCGGCGCAGTCCTGCGGACCGGCCTGGAGCGGGCCCTGGCCGCCCTGGTCCCAGGCGGCGTGCTGGCCGTGCCCAGCCTCCATGCCCTGGCAGGCTCCATGGTTGACCTGCTGGACGTGATCCAGCAGCTGAAGGCCCGCGACCTGCATCTGGTCGTCGTGCAGCCCGCGATCGACACCCGTACCGATCCGGGCCTGTTCGAGGCCTGGCAGACCCTGGCGACCTTCAATGGCGAGCGCGCCATGGTCCGCAGCGCCGAGGCGTCGATGGTCGCCAGGGGGCTTCCAACGACCGCCCCGGAAGCCTGA
- a CDS encoding ABC transporter permease: protein MNLFAIKAIYRFEMARWFRTLAQSIVSPVLSTSLYFVVFGSAIGSRMQAIDGVSYGAFIVPGLIMLSLLGESISNASFGIYMPKWAGTIYELLSAPVSWLETVIGYVGAAATKSVLLGLLILATARIFVPFEIAHPFVMLLFLVLTAITFSLFGFVIGVWADDFQKLQIVPLLVVTPLTFLGGSFYSINMLPEVWQKITLFNPVVYLVSGFRWSFYGVSDVGVGVSLAMTVAFLALCLTAVWWIFKTGYRLKS from the coding sequence ATGAACCTCTTTGCGATCAAGGCCATCTACCGCTTCGAGATGGCGCGGTGGTTCCGGACCCTGGCCCAGAGCATCGTCTCGCCGGTGCTGTCGACCTCGCTCTATTTCGTGGTGTTCGGCTCGGCCATCGGCTCGCGCATGCAGGCCATCGACGGGGTCAGCTACGGAGCCTTCATCGTGCCCGGACTGATCATGCTGTCGCTCCTGGGTGAAAGCATCTCCAACGCCTCGTTCGGGATCTACATGCCCAAATGGGCGGGCACGATCTATGAGCTGCTGTCGGCTCCGGTCTCGTGGCTCGAGACGGTGATCGGCTATGTCGGTGCGGCGGCTACCAAGTCAGTCCTGCTCGGCCTGCTGATCCTGGCCACGGCCCGGATCTTCGTGCCGTTCGAGATTGCCCACCCGTTCGTGATGCTGCTCTTCCTGGTGCTGACCGCCATCACCTTCAGCCTGTTCGGCTTTGTGATCGGGGTCTGGGCCGATGACTTCCAGAAGCTGCAGATCGTGCCCCTGCTGGTGGTCACGCCCCTGACCTTCCTGGGTGGCAGTTTCTACTCGATCAACATGCTGCCGGAGGTCTGGCAGAAGATCACCCTGTTCAATCCGGTGGTCTATCTGGTCAGTGGTTTTCGCTGGAGCTTCTACGGCGTCTCCGACGTCGGGGTGGGTGTCAGCCTGGCCATGACCGTAGCCTTCCTTGCCCTGTGCCTGACGGCTGTGTGGTGGATCTTCAAGACGGGCTATCGGCTGAAGAGCTGA
- the thrB gene encoding homoserine kinase has protein sequence MAVYTDITDEELSAFLADFDLGQALAFKGIAEGVENSNFLLETEAGRFILTVYEKRAAPEDLPYFLNLMRWLADRGFPSATPIADRAGRTLKTLRGKPAALVQFLSGLSVRRPTVAHCREAGEGLAQLHLAGEGYAGRRVNDLGQPYWAPLFSKHRKGADDLKPGLAATIDKDLAELALAWPRGLPSGVIHADYFPDNVFFRPDGKFAAAIDFYFACDDAYAYDVAVTLNAWCFEPDGSFNATAAAALLTGYQRRRPLSPAEKQALPILARGAAMRFFLTRLADWKATPAGALVKPHDPMEYERKLAVHREGLTLFGAPA, from the coding sequence ATGGCCGTCTATACCGACATCACCGACGAAGAACTGTCCGCCTTCCTGGCCGACTTCGACCTGGGGCAAGCCTTGGCGTTCAAGGGCATCGCCGAAGGCGTGGAGAACTCCAACTTCCTGCTGGAGACGGAGGCCGGGCGGTTCATCCTGACGGTCTACGAAAAGCGCGCCGCGCCGGAAGACCTGCCCTATTTCCTCAACCTGATGCGCTGGCTGGCGGATCGCGGCTTTCCCAGTGCCACGCCGATCGCGGATCGCGCGGGTCGCACCCTGAAGACCCTGCGCGGCAAGCCCGCCGCCCTGGTGCAGTTCCTGTCCGGCCTGTCGGTCCGTCGGCCCACCGTCGCCCATTGCCGTGAAGCCGGCGAGGGCCTGGCCCAGCTGCACCTGGCCGGCGAAGGCTATGCCGGTCGCCGGGTCAATGACCTGGGCCAGCCCTATTGGGCCCCGCTGTTTTCCAAGCACCGCAAGGGTGCCGACGACCTCAAGCCCGGCCTGGCCGCGACCATCGACAAGGACCTGGCCGAGCTGGCCCTGGCCTGGCCGCGCGGCCTGCCGTCGGGCGTGATCCACGCCGACTATTTCCCCGACAACGTCTTCTTCCGGCCGGACGGCAAGTTCGCCGCCGCCATCGACTTCTATTTCGCCTGTGACGACGCTTACGCCTATGACGTGGCGGTGACCCTCAATGCCTGGTGCTTCGAGCCGGACGGCAGTTTCAATGCCACCGCCGCCGCTGCCCTGCTGACCGGCTATCAGCGCCGGCGGCCGCTGAGCCCCGCCGAAAAGCAGGCCCTGCCGATCCTGGCGCGCGGCGCGGCGATGCGGTTCTTCCTGACCCGTCTGGCCGACTGGAAGGCGACCCCGGCCGGTGCCTTGGTCAAGCCCCATGACCCGATGGAGTACGAACGCAAGCTGGCGGTGCACCGCGAAGGCCTGACCCTGTTCGGTGCCCCTGCATGA
- a CDS encoding SDR family NAD(P)-dependent oxidoreductase yields MAYAPFNLAGKVALVTGGNRGIGLGMATALAQSGADIVIWGSNAERNQAAEGELLKHGVRVKAQTVDVSDESQVAEAMVEAVTAMGRIDSVFANAGVGFGSPSFVDMQTETYRKILAVNLDGVFFTLREACRHMVDRAKSGDPGGSLVGVASLAAIEGAARNEAYAATKGAVISMIKSVAVEHARYGVRANAILPGWIATDMTAGAQSAPAFAEKVIPRVPARRWGEPADFGGMAVYLASDASSYHSGDTLVIDGGYSIF; encoded by the coding sequence ATGGCCTATGCGCCGTTCAATCTGGCCGGCAAGGTGGCCCTGGTCACCGGCGGCAATCGCGGCATCGGCCTGGGCATGGCCACGGCCCTGGCCCAGTCGGGGGCCGACATCGTCATCTGGGGCTCCAACGCCGAGCGCAACCAGGCCGCCGAGGGCGAACTCCTGAAACACGGTGTGCGGGTCAAGGCCCAGACCGTCGACGTGTCCGACGAGTCCCAGGTCGCCGAGGCCATGGTCGAGGCGGTGACGGCCATGGGCCGGATCGACTCGGTGTTCGCCAATGCCGGGGTGGGCTTTGGGTCGCCGTCCTTTGTCGACATGCAGACCGAGACCTATCGCAAGATCCTGGCAGTCAATCTGGACGGCGTGTTCTTCACCCTGCGCGAGGCCTGCCGTCACATGGTCGACCGCGCCAAATCGGGCGATCCCGGCGGCTCGCTGGTCGGCGTCGCTTCGCTGGCCGCCATCGAAGGCGCGGCCCGCAACGAGGCCTATGCGGCCACCAAGGGGGCGGTGATCTCGATGATCAAGTCCGTCGCGGTCGAGCATGCCCGCTACGGCGTCCGCGCCAATGCCATCCTGCCGGGCTGGATCGCTACCGACATGACTGCCGGTGCCCAGAGCGCCCCCGCCTTCGCCGAGAAGGTCATCCCCCGGGTTCCGGCCCGTCGCTGGGGCGAGCCGGCCGATTTCGGCGGCATGGCGGTCTATCTGGCCTCCGACGCCTCCAGCTATCATTCGGGCGACACCCTGGTGATCGACGGCGGCTATTCGATCTTCTGA
- a CDS encoding NfeD family protein: MEALATFYAMHPFWVWLSVAALFLAVEVGTGSGWLLWPAAASALVGVLSLILPTNLPVEIALFAILTIAATYLARRYLKPVLEGDAPDLNDPLLRLIGRDGEVLSTFEAGMGRVFVDGKEWQARLDGGPPLPGQRIQVVGVEGATLTVRAY, encoded by the coding sequence ATGGAAGCCCTGGCGACCTTCTATGCAATGCACCCCTTCTGGGTCTGGCTATCGGTGGCCGCCTTGTTCCTGGCCGTTGAGGTCGGGACCGGCAGCGGCTGGCTGCTCTGGCCTGCCGCAGCCTCGGCCCTGGTCGGTGTCCTGAGCCTGATCCTGCCAACGAACCTGCCCGTCGAGATCGCGTTGTTCGCGATCCTGACCATTGCCGCCACCTATCTGGCCCGGCGTTATCTGAAGCCGGTCCTCGAGGGCGACGCGCCGGACCTGAACGATCCCCTGCTGCGCCTGATCGGTCGCGATGGTGAAGTGCTGTCGACCTTCGAGGCGGGCATGGGCCGTGTGTTTGTCGACGGCAAGGAATGGCAGGCGCGGCTGGACGGCGGTCCGCCCCTGCCGGGTCAGCGCATCCAGGTGGTGGGCGTCGAAGGGGCGACCCTGACGGTGCGGGCCTACTAG
- a CDS encoding NAD(P)H-dependent flavin oxidoreductase, producing the protein MALHTPLCDLLDIEHPILLAGMGGVSYAPLAAAVSNAGGYGVLGMAGTTPDFIRDQMRQVRALTDRPFGVDLLAATPDALTASVEVIIAEGASAFIAGLGVPMPIIERLKSAGLKVMVVCGAVKHAVKAEQAGCDAVICQGGEGGGHTGLVGTLPLVAQAVDAVKIPVVAAGGLHDGRGLAAALALGAQGVWMGTRFIASTEAHAGDLYRQAVVEAADEDTVRTRCYSGKPMRVKKNPYVEDWESRPGDIQGFPQQAMVSIRNGAMGGIGGQIEGLDAERSCFAMGQSAGGIREVLPAGVIVEQLVTEAQAAIRRISALNA; encoded by the coding sequence ATGGCACTGCACACGCCCCTTTGCGATCTACTGGACATCGAGCACCCGATCCTGCTGGCCGGCATGGGCGGGGTCTCCTATGCGCCCCTGGCGGCGGCCGTCTCCAATGCCGGCGGCTATGGCGTTCTGGGCATGGCCGGCACGACGCCGGACTTCATCCGCGACCAGATGCGTCAGGTCCGCGCCCTGACCGACCGTCCGTTCGGCGTTGACCTGCTGGCCGCGACCCCGGACGCCCTGACGGCCAGCGTAGAGGTCATCATCGCCGAGGGCGCATCGGCCTTCATCGCCGGCCTCGGTGTTCCGATGCCGATCATCGAACGCCTGAAAAGCGCCGGCCTCAAGGTCATGGTGGTCTGCGGAGCCGTGAAACATGCGGTCAAGGCCGAGCAGGCCGGCTGCGACGCAGTGATCTGCCAGGGCGGCGAGGGCGGTGGCCATACCGGTCTGGTCGGGACCCTGCCCCTGGTCGCCCAGGCCGTGGATGCGGTGAAGATCCCGGTGGTCGCCGCCGGTGGCCTGCACGACGGCCGCGGTCTGGCGGCGGCCCTGGCCCTGGGTGCCCAGGGCGTCTGGATGGGCACGCGCTTCATCGCCAGCACCGAGGCCCATGCCGGCGACCTCTACCGCCAGGCGGTGGTCGAGGCCGCTGACGAGGATACGGTCCGCACCCGCTGCTATTCGGGCAAGCCGATGCGGGTGAAGAAGAACCCCTATGTCGAGGACTGGGAATCCCGCCCCGGTGACATCCAGGGGTTCCCGCAGCAGGCCATGGTCTCGATCCGCAATGGGGCCATGGGCGGCATCGGTGGCCAGATCGAGGGCCTCGATGCGGAAAGGTCCTGCTTTGCCATGGGCCAGAGCGCGGGCGGCATCCGCGAGGTGCTGCCGGCGGGCGTTATCGTCGAGCAGCTGGTCACCGAGGCCCAGGCCGCGATCCGCCGCATCTCGGCCCTGAACGCCTAG
- a CDS encoding SPFH domain-containing protein: protein MASYLVPLVLLVLALLLVISVIKIVPQGREFTVERFGRYTRTLKPGITILMPFVETIGRKVNMMEQVLDVPQQEVITKDNVSVKVDAIVFIQVMDAAQAAYKVDNLMYAITQLAQTNLRTVVGSMELDEVLSQRDQINTRLLSTIDHATGPWGVKIARIEIKDLTPPADITNAMARQMKAERERRAVITEAEGEKQAQIARAEGQKQAAILQAEGRKEAAFRDSEAREREAEAEAKATAFVSEAISKGDVNAINYFIAQKYVEAFGDLARSPNAKTVIVPADFAGLTGTVAGVAELIKTLGSGGSVAPTPPVPRTNTPTGGVKKV from the coding sequence TTGGCCTCGTATCTGGTTCCTCTGGTTCTCCTGGTCCTGGCCCTGTTGCTGGTCATCAGCGTTATCAAGATCGTGCCCCAGGGGCGTGAGTTCACGGTCGAGCGCTTTGGTCGCTACACCCGCACCCTCAAGCCCGGCATCACCATCCTGATGCCTTTCGTCGAGACGATCGGGCGCAAGGTGAACATGATGGAGCAGGTCCTCGACGTGCCCCAGCAGGAGGTCATCACTAAGGACAACGTGTCGGTGAAGGTCGATGCCATTGTCTTCATCCAGGTGATGGATGCCGCCCAGGCGGCCTACAAGGTCGACAACCTGATGTACGCCATCACCCAGCTGGCCCAGACCAATCTGCGCACCGTGGTCGGCTCGATGGAGCTGGACGAGGTGCTGAGCCAGCGCGACCAGATCAATACCCGCCTGCTGTCGACCATCGATCACGCCACCGGGCCCTGGGGCGTCAAGATCGCCCGCATCGAGATCAAGGACCTGACCCCGCCGGCCGACATCACCAATGCCATGGCCCGGCAGATGAAGGCCGAGCGCGAGCGCCGTGCCGTGATCACCGAGGCGGAAGGCGAAAAGCAGGCCCAGATCGCCCGGGCCGAGGGCCAGAAACAGGCTGCCATCCTTCAGGCCGAGGGCCGCAAGGAAGCCGCCTTCCGCGACTCCGAGGCCCGCGAGCGGGAAGCCGAGGCCGAGGCCAAGGCGACGGCCTTTGTCTCGGAGGCCATCTCCAAGGGCGACGTCAACGCGATCAACTATTTCATCGCCCAGAAATATGTCGAAGCCTTCGGCGACCTGGCCCGCTCGCCCAACGCCAAGACCGTCATCGTGCCCGCCGACTTCGCCGGCCTGACCGGCACGGTCGCGGGGGTGGCCGAACTGATCAAGACCCTGGGCAGCGGCGGTTCTGTGGCCCCCACACCGCCGGTTCCGCGCACCAATACGCCGACGGGTGGCGTCAAGAAGGTCTGA
- a CDS encoding ABC transporter ATP-binding protein — MRGGPVKGIISVSGLTKTYASGHQALKTVDLDIRQGEIFALLGPNGAGKTTLISIICGIVNPSTGTVLADGHDVVKDYRAARSKIGLVPQELNTDAFETVWATVRFSRGLFGKPRNDAHIEKVLRDLSLWDKKDAKIMTLSGGMKRRVMIAKALSHEPSILFLDEPTAGVDVELRRDMWEMVRALRASGVTIILTTHYIEEAEEMADRIGVISKGEIILVEDKAVLMRKLGKKQLTLQLQSPLTTLPAALSDYALELAADGHELIYSFDAQAEETGIAELLRRLGDQGIDFKDLRTSQSSLEDIFVSLVRDAA, encoded by the coding sequence CTGCGAGGGGGACCCGTGAAGGGCATTATTTCGGTATCGGGTCTGACCAAGACCTATGCTTCAGGCCATCAGGCTCTGAAGACGGTGGATCTGGACATCCGCCAGGGCGAGATCTTCGCCCTGCTGGGGCCTAACGGGGCGGGCAAGACCACCCTGATCAGCATCATCTGCGGAATCGTCAATCCCAGCACCGGAACCGTTCTGGCCGACGGTCATGACGTGGTGAAGGACTACCGCGCCGCCCGGTCCAAGATCGGCCTGGTGCCGCAGGAGCTGAACACCGACGCCTTCGAGACCGTCTGGGCGACCGTGCGCTTTTCCCGCGGCCTGTTCGGCAAGCCGCGCAATGACGCCCATATTGAAAAGGTGCTCCGCGACCTGTCCCTCTGGGACAAGAAGGACGCCAAGATCATGACGCTGTCTGGCGGCATGAAACGGCGGGTGATGATCGCCAAGGCGCTCAGCCATGAGCCGTCCATCCTGTTCCTCGATGAACCCACCGCCGGCGTCGACGTCGAGCTGCGCCGGGACATGTGGGAGATGGTGCGGGCCCTGCGGGCCAGCGGCGTCACCATCATCCTGACCACCCACTATATCGAGGAGGCCGAGGAGATGGCCGACCGGATCGGGGTGATCAGCAAGGGCGAGATCATCCTGGTCGAGGACAAGGCCGTGCTGATGCGCAAGCTGGGCAAGAAGCAGCTGACCCTGCAGCTCCAGAGTCCTCTGACCACCCTGCCGGCCGCCCTGTCCGACTATGCCCTGGAGCTGGCGGCCGACGGCCATGAACTGATCTACAGCTTCGACGCCCAGGCCGAGGAGACCGGCATCGCCGAACTGCTGCGCCGCCTCGGCGACCAGGGCATCGACTTCAAGGACCTGCGCACCAGCCAGAGCTCGCTGGAAGACATCTTCGTCAGCCTGGTGAGGGACGCGGCATGA
- a CDS encoding patatin-like phospholipase family protein — protein MPIGPFRKKPAGPRPLSLALQGGGAHGAFEWGILDRLLEEDDLEIRAVTAASAGAMNAVCLAHGLALGGAGEGGRSKARETLEAFWRGVNRAGGQNVFGDSSIWTKAFAGPDWLKNTPGWRMAETLAMSLSPYEFNPFNLNPLHDVLEETVDFAAIRERSPIKLYIAATAVRLSKAKIFREGELTSQHILASACLPQVFQAVEIDGEPYWDGGFLSNPPLWPLFYDDTPDDILIVSLNPFVRDETPRSPGEIMDRLNEITFNASLASELRAIGFVQKLLDEGLLKDTAKGRYRRMLVHAITADGPLADLSLSTKFNTEWSFLQDLKARGRTAAQTWLDDCGTCIGVKSSLDLKAGFP, from the coding sequence ATGCCCATAGGCCCGTTCCGGAAAAAGCCTGCCGGTCCCCGGCCCCTGAGCCTGGCCCTGCAGGGCGGCGGGGCCCACGGGGCCTTTGAATGGGGCATTCTCGACCGTCTGCTCGAGGAAGATGACCTCGAGATCCGGGCGGTGACCGCCGCCTCGGCCGGGGCGATGAACGCCGTCTGCCTGGCCCATGGCCTGGCCCTGGGCGGGGCGGGTGAGGGCGGGCGCAGCAAGGCCCGCGAGACCCTGGAGGCCTTCTGGCGCGGGGTGAACCGGGCCGGCGGCCAGAACGTGTTCGGGGATTCCAGCATCTGGACCAAGGCCTTTGCCGGTCCCGACTGGCTGAAAAATACCCCCGGCTGGCGCATGGCCGAGACCCTGGCCATGAGCCTGAGCCCCTACGAGTTCAATCCGTTCAATCTCAATCCGCTGCACGACGTGCTGGAAGAGACCGTGGACTTCGCGGCGATCCGCGAGCGTTCGCCGATCAAGCTCTATATCGCCGCCACCGCCGTGCGGCTAAGCAAGGCCAAGATCTTCCGCGAGGGCGAGCTGACCTCGCAGCACATCCTGGCTTCGGCCTGCCTGCCCCAGGTGTTCCAGGCCGTCGAGATCGACGGCGAGCCCTACTGGGACGGTGGCTTCCTGTCGAACCCGCCCCTGTGGCCGCTGTTCTATGACGACACGCCCGACGACATCCTGATCGTCAGCCTCAATCCCTTTGTCCGCGACGAGACGCCCAGATCGCCGGGCGAGATCATGGACCGGCTGAACGAGATCACCTTCAACGCCTCCCTGGCCTCGGAACTGCGGGCCATCGGCTTCGTCCAGAAGCTGCTCGATGAGGGCCTTCTGAAGGACACCGCCAAGGGGCGTTATCGCCGGATGCTGGTCCACGCGATCACCGCCGACGGGCCCCTGGCGGACCTGTCGCTGTCGACCAAGTTCAATACCGAGTGGAGCTTTCTGCAGGACCTCAAGGCGCGCGGCCGCACCGCCGCCCAGACCTGGCTGGACGACTGCGGGACCTGTATCGGGGTCAAGTCGAGCCTCGACCTGAAGGCCGGATTCCCATGA
- a CDS encoding 3-hydroxybutyrate dehydrogenase yields MAVDFGLQGQVAIVTGSTSGIGHALAEALAAQGVNIVLNGLGEMTAIERTRAELAEKHGVEVLYNGADMTKPDQIADMVRAAKAEFGELDILINNAGIQYVAPVEDFPTDKWDQIIAINLTSAFHATKAAVPIMKDQGRGRIINIASAHALVASPFKAAYVAAKHGVLGLTKTVALEVATFGITCNAICPGFVKTPLVEAQIADQAKARGISEEAVMRDVILASQPTKQFVSFDQLSGMLLYLVSDAGASANGAAFQIDGGWTAQ; encoded by the coding sequence ATGGCCGTTGATTTCGGGTTGCAGGGTCAGGTCGCCATCGTCACCGGCTCGACCAGCGGTATCGGCCACGCCCTGGCCGAGGCCCTCGCCGCCCAGGGCGTCAATATCGTCCTCAACGGGCTGGGCGAGATGACCGCCATCGAGCGCACCCGCGCCGAACTGGCGGAAAAGCATGGCGTCGAGGTGCTGTACAACGGCGCCGACATGACCAAGCCCGATCAGATCGCCGACATGGTGCGGGCCGCCAAGGCCGAATTCGGCGAACTGGACATCCTGATCAACAATGCCGGCATCCAGTATGTGGCCCCGGTCGAGGACTTTCCCACCGACAAGTGGGACCAGATCATCGCCATCAACCTGACCTCGGCCTTCCACGCCACCAAGGCCGCCGTGCCGATCATGAAGGACCAGGGTCGGGGCCGGATCATCAATATCGCCTCGGCCCACGCCTTGGTCGCCTCGCCGTTCAAGGCCGCCTATGTGGCCGCCAAGCATGGTGTCCTGGGCCTGACCAAGACCGTGGCCCTGGAAGTCGCCACCTTCGGCATCACCTGCAACGCCATCTGCCCGGGCTTTGTGAAGACCCCGCTGGTCGAGGCCCAGATCGCCGACCAGGCCAAGGCCCGCGGCATCAGCGAGGAGGCGGTCATGCGTGACGTCATCCTGGCCAGCCAGCCGACCAAGCAGTTCGTCAGCTTCGACCAGCTTTCGGGCATGCTGCTCTATCTGGTCTCCGATGCGGGAGCCTCTGCCAATGGCGCGGCGTTCCAGATCGACGGCGGCTGGACCGCGCAATAG
- the rnhA gene encoding ribonuclease HI, translating to MTPKVVVYTDGACKGNPGPGGWGAILLYGDKKKEICGGEAHTTNNRMELMGAIQALETLNRPCKVELHTDSQYVMKGVTQWIHGWKARGWRTADKSPVKNDDLWKRLDAARNRHEVDWRWVKGHAGHPLNERADELANQGLSERRS from the coding sequence ATGACCCCGAAGGTGGTCGTCTATACGGACGGCGCCTGCAAGGGGAACCCTGGGCCCGGCGGCTGGGGGGCCATCCTCCTCTACGGCGACAAGAAGAAGGAAATCTGCGGCGGCGAGGCCCATACGACCAATAACCGCATGGAACTGATGGGGGCGATCCAGGCCCTGGAAACGCTGAACAGGCCCTGCAAGGTCGAGCTGCATACCGACAGCCAGTATGTGATGAAGGGCGTCACCCAGTGGATCCATGGCTGGAAGGCCCGCGGCTGGCGCACGGCCGACAAGAGCCCGGTCAAGAACGACGACCTGTGGAAACGCCTCGACGCCGCCCGCAACCGCCACGAGGTCGACTGGCGCTGGGTCAAGGGCCATGCCGGCCATCCCCTCAATGAGCGGGCCGATGAACTGGCCAATCAGGGTCTGAGCGAGCGGCGGAGCTAG
- a CDS encoding NUDIX hydrolase produces MSQPVPTVGVVCLRGDQVLLIKRGTPPRLGQWSLPGGRMELGETTVAAALRELKEETGIEAEILGLIDVVDGIFPARPGPDGTAGEITRHYVLIDYAARWVAGEPVAGDDAAEARFVSRDEAMVLVDWDETRRMITETYERFGL; encoded by the coding sequence ATGAGCCAGCCCGTGCCGACGGTCGGCGTCGTCTGCCTGCGCGGCGATCAGGTGCTGCTGATCAAGCGGGGCACGCCGCCCAGGCTGGGCCAGTGGAGCCTGCCCGGTGGCCGGATGGAGCTGGGCGAAACCACGGTCGCGGCCGCCCTGCGGGAACTGAAAGAGGAGACCGGGATCGAGGCCGAGATCCTCGGCCTGATCGACGTCGTCGACGGGATCTTCCCCGCAAGGCCTGGCCCGGACGGTACGGCCGGCGAGATCACCCGCCACTATGTCCTGATCGACTATGCCGCCCGCTGGGTCGCCGGCGAGCCGGTGGCCGGCGACGATGCGGCCGAGGCCCGCTTCGTCTCCCGCGACGAGGCCATGGTCCTGGTCGACTGGGACGAGACCCGGCGGATGATCACCGAAACCTACGAGCGGTTCGGCCTCTAG
- the yaaA gene encoding peroxide stress protein YaaA: MLMVISPAKSLDYTAPEQVLPLTTPELKGKIGELARVTRKLTAADLRRLMHISEKLADLNRERFQAFDPEVEEGLQAVIAFNGDVYAGLAARELDRASLDWAQDRLRILSGLYGVLRPLDAMQPYRLEMGTRLKTKRGSNLYDFWGETIAQTLNAAAEGHADRTLVNLASQEYFGAVDAKALKLPVVTCHFKEEKAGLLKVLGFFAKKARGRMARYIIDNRLEQSRDLKGFNLDGYQFRPALSTDTDWVFSRPQP; the protein is encoded by the coding sequence ATGTTGATGGTCATCTCCCCCGCCAAGTCGCTGGACTATACCGCGCCCGAACAGGTGCTGCCGCTGACCACGCCCGAACTGAAGGGCAAGATCGGCGAGCTGGCCAGGGTGACGCGCAAGCTGACCGCCGCCGATCTGCGCCGGCTGATGCATATCTCCGAAAAGCTGGCCGACCTGAACCGTGAGCGGTTCCAGGCCTTTGATCCTGAGGTCGAGGAAGGCCTGCAGGCCGTGATCGCCTTCAATGGCGACGTCTATGCCGGCCTGGCGGCCCGCGAGCTCGACCGGGCGTCCCTCGACTGGGCCCAGGACCGCCTGCGGATCTTGTCGGGCCTCTATGGGGTGCTGCGTCCGCTGGACGCGATGCAGCCCTATCGCCTGGAAATGGGCACCCGTCTGAAGACCAAGCGCGGGTCCAATCTCTATGATTTCTGGGGCGAGACCATCGCCCAGACCCTCAACGCGGCGGCCGAGGGCCATGCCGACCGGACCCTGGTCAACCTGGCCAGCCAGGAATATTTCGGGGCCGTCGATGCCAAGGCCCTGAAACTGCCGGTCGTCACCTGCCACTTCAAGGAAGAGAAGGCGGGTCTGCTGAAGGTGCTGGGCTTCTTCGCCAAGAAGGCGCGTGGACGAATGGCGCGCTACATTATCGATAATCGCCTTGAGCAGTCGCGGGACCTGAAGGGCTTCAATCTCGACGGCTACCAGTTCCGGCCGGCGCTCTCGACGGACACCGACTGGGTTTTTTCTCGCCCACAACCCTGA
- a CDS encoding TIGR02301 family protein, with translation MLRLPVAALIIASLATAALAQEREPEERQRLLDLAYTLGESHALRQTCEGLNDQFWRSRMVRLTEVEQAEQAFDAQLRERFNTGFAARQGEFPLCDAASRKAEQQSARKGQALALKLSQSVRLVPRGEIVPEPMAEVAAPR, from the coding sequence ATGCTTCGCTTGCCTGTTGCCGCCCTGATCATCGCCAGTCTGGCCACCGCCGCCCTCGCCCAGGAGCGTGAGCCGGAAGAGCGCCAGCGCCTGCTGGACCTGGCCTATACGCTCGGTGAGAGCCATGCCCTGCGGCAAACCTGCGAAGGCCTCAATGACCAGTTCTGGCGCTCGCGCATGGTCCGCCTGACCGAGGTGGAACAGGCCGAGCAGGCCTTTGACGCCCAGCTGCGCGAGCGGTTCAACACCGGCTTTGCGGCCCGCCAGGGCGAGTTTCCGCTGTGCGATGCCGCCAGCCGCAAGGCCGAACAGCAGTCAGCCCGCAAGGGCCAGGCCCTGGCCCTGAAGCTCTCGCAATCGGTCCGACTGGTGCCGCGCGGCGAGATCGTACCGGAACCGATGGCGGAGGTCGCCGCACCGCGCTAA